One genomic segment of Musa acuminata AAA Group cultivar baxijiao chromosome BXJ3-3, Cavendish_Baxijiao_AAA, whole genome shotgun sequence includes these proteins:
- the LOC135633238 gene encoding CBL-interacting serine/threonine-protein kinase 5-like, whose product MGKEAEEGSREARKLVFGKYEMGRVLGKGTFGKVYYGRELRSGESVAIKVIDKEQIRRQAGMMEQIQREIAVMRLVRHRNVVELREVMATRSRIFFVMEYVRGGELFARVVRGRLPEDQARRYFHQLISAVDFCHSRGVSHRDLKPENLLLDEHGDLKVSDFGLSALPEQLRHDGLLHTQCGTPAYVAPEVLSRRGYDGAKADFWSCGVILFVLLAGFLPFQDASLMRMYRKVFKAEYQIPPWFSGEARRLVSRLLVVNPEKRISMPAIMQLPWFKKGSCRPPPIQIPPLPLQPEEEEVKPATPRFYNAFELITSMSSGSDLSSLFENRRKAGTVFTSRSPAAEIVERLERVGRALGFGVARAKSYKVRMEGKTEGRKGRLAVTAEVFEAAAGVAVVEFSKSTGDTLEYTKFCEEDVRPGLKDIVWTWQGDDPTSVGSGEPRHDTGR is encoded by the coding sequence ATGGGGAAGGAGGCGGAAGAAGGGAGCAGAGAGGCGCGGAAACTGGTGTTCGGAAAGTACGAGATGGGGCGCGTCCTGGGGAAAGGAACGTTCGGCAAGGTGTATTACGGCCGCGAGCTCAGGTCCGGAGAAAGCGTCGCCATCAAGGTGATCGACAAAGAGCAGATCCGCCGGCAGGCCGGCATGATGGAGCAGATCCAGCGGGAGATCGCCGTGATGCGCCTCGTCCGCCATCGCAACGTGGTGGAGCTCCGCGAGGTGATGGCCACTAGGTCCCGCATATTCTTCGTCATGGAGTATGTCCGCGGCGGTGAGCTCTTCGCCCGCGTCGTCCGTGGCCGCCTGCCCGAGGACCAGGCCCGCCGCTACTTCCACCAGCTCATCTCCGCCGTCGACTTCTGCCACAGCCGCGGCGTCTCCCACCGGGACCTCAAGCCCGAGAACCTCCTCCTCGATGAGCACGGCGACCTCAAGGTCTCCGACTTCGGCCTCTCCGCGCTCCCGGAGCAGCTCCGCCACGACGGCCTCCTCCACACCCAGTGCGGCACCCCGGCCTACGTTGCGCCGGAGGTCCTCAGCCGCCGCGGCTACGACGGCGCCAAGGCCGACTTCTGGTCCTGCGGCGTCATTCTCTTCGTCCTCCTCGCCGGATTCCTCCCCTTCCAAGACGCGAGCTTGATGCGGATGTACCGCAAGGTATTCAAGGCGGAGTACCAGATCCCGCCGTGGTTCTCTGGCGAAGCGCGCCGCCTCGTCTCCCGCCTCCTCGTCGTCAACCCCGAGAAGCGCATCTCCATGCCAGCCATAATGCAGCTCCCCTGGTTCAAAAAGGGATCTTGCCGCCCACCACCCATCCAAATCCCTCCGCTGCCGCTGCAGCCAGAGGAAGAGGAGGTGAAACCAGCGACGCCGAGGTTCTACAACGCGTTCGAGCTCATCACCTCCATGTCCTCGGGGTCCGACCTGTCGAGCCTGTTCGAGAACCGGCGGAAGGCGGGGACGGTGTTCACGTCGCGGTCACCGGCGGCGGAGATCGTGGAGCGGTTGGAGAGGGTGGGGCGGGCTCTCGGGTTCGGGGTGGCGCGAGCCAAGTCGTACAAAGTGAGGATGGAGGGGAAGACGGAGGGGAGGAAGGGGCGGCTGGCAGTGACGGCGGAGGTGTTCGAGGCGGCGGCGGGGGTGGCGGTGGTGGAGTTCTCCAAGTCTACCGGCGACACCTTGGAGTACACCAAGTTCTGTGAGGAGGACGTCCGACCGGGGCTGAAGGACATAGTTTGGACATGGCAGGGCGACGACCCAACCTCCGTCGGCAGCGGTGAACCGCGTCATGACACCGGACGGTGA